Proteins from a single region of Gossypium arboreum isolate Shixiya-1 chromosome 1, ASM2569848v2, whole genome shotgun sequence:
- the LOC108481941 gene encoding WAT1-related protein At5g40240-like isoform X2, which translates to MHLFDREKGSAKMGNLVPFVGMVMVILAQVSSMVITKAAMSSGVDKYVLIVYSNALSSLILLPCSFVFHRSVHLPWNSSNLCILIFLLSLIGCIGQLCGYAGIEYSSPAMATAMLNLVPAFTFILAIVCRMEKHKWRSTSSQAKVLGTTISIAGAFVVTFYKGPTILRLPHQLLSSPQINWILGGLLLAVEAFINSAWYVIQDLSAWKLKPNIGLVAILYSAIVATTFRISLCSWCLWKVGPLYVSMFKPLATIFAAVMGIVFLGDDLSLGRVIGAIIIVSGFYGVLWGKAKEESGEESLRSPLLQNRTEDKRSFA; encoded by the exons ATGCATTTGTTTGACAGGGAAAAAGGTTCAGCAAAAATGGGGAATCTGGTGCCTTTTGTGGGAATGGTAATGGTAATCTTGGCTCAAGTTAGCAGCATGGTAATAACCAAAGCAGCAATGTCTAGTGGGGTTGACAAATATGTTCTTATTGTTTACTCTAATGCTCTCTCCAGCCTTATTCTTCTTCCTTGCTCTTTCGTGTTCCACAG ATCGGTACATCTTCCATGGAACTCCTCCAACCTCTGTATATTGATCTTTCTCCTTTCCTTGATTGG ATGTATCGGCCAACTATGTGGATACGCAGGTATAGAGTACAGTTCTCCTGCAATGGCTACAGCCATGCTCAACCTTGTTCCAGCATTTACCTTCATACTTGCCATCGTTTGCAG GATGGAAAAGCATAAATGGCGAAGCACAAGCAGCCAAGCCAAGGTCTTAGGAACCACAATCTCCATAGCAGGGGCATTTGTAGTGACATTTTATAAGGGGCCAACAATTCTGAGATTGCCTCATCAGCTTCTTTCCTCGCCACAAATAAACTGGATCCTTGGAGGGCTGCTTCTTGCAGTTGAAGCTTTTATAAATTCTGCATGGTATGTTATACAG GACCTTAGTGCTTGGAAACTAAAACCTAATATAGGGCTTGTCGCTATTCTATACTCG GCAATAGTGGCAACAACCTTCCGGATCAGCTTGTGTTCATGGTGCCTATGGAAAGTAGGACCTCTATACGTTTCCATGTTCAAACCCTTGGCCACTATCTTTGCAGCCGTTATGGGTATCGTCTTCTTAGGAGATGATCTTTCTCTGGGAAG GGTAATTGGTGCAATAATAATTGTGAGTGGATTTTACGGGGTGCTGTGGGGAAAGGCCAAGGAGGAAAGTGGAGAGGAGAGTTTGAGATCGCCTTTGCTGCAAAACAGAACAGAAGATAAAAGGTCTTTTGCATAA
- the LOC108481941 gene encoding WAT1-related protein At5g40240-like isoform X1 — translation MHLFDREKGSAKMGNLVPFVGMVMVILAQVSSMVITKAAMSSGVDKYVLIVYSNALSSLILLPCSFVFHRSVHLPWNSSNLCILIFLLSLIGCIGQLCGYAGIEYSSPAMATAMLNLVPAFTFILAIVCRMEKHKWRSTSSQAKVLGTTISIAGAFVVTFYKGPTILRLPHQLLSSPQINWILGGLLLAVEAFINSAWYVIQTMVLKKFPAVLTVMFYLCFFNAILSAIYSLFLVKDLSAWKLKPNIGLVAILYSAIVATTFRISLCSWCLWKVGPLYVSMFKPLATIFAAVMGIVFLGDDLSLGRVIGAIIIVSGFYGVLWGKAKEESGEESLRSPLLQNRTEDKRSFA, via the exons ATGCATTTGTTTGACAGGGAAAAAGGTTCAGCAAAAATGGGGAATCTGGTGCCTTTTGTGGGAATGGTAATGGTAATCTTGGCTCAAGTTAGCAGCATGGTAATAACCAAAGCAGCAATGTCTAGTGGGGTTGACAAATATGTTCTTATTGTTTACTCTAATGCTCTCTCCAGCCTTATTCTTCTTCCTTGCTCTTTCGTGTTCCACAG ATCGGTACATCTTCCATGGAACTCCTCCAACCTCTGTATATTGATCTTTCTCCTTTCCTTGATTGG ATGTATCGGCCAACTATGTGGATACGCAGGTATAGAGTACAGTTCTCCTGCAATGGCTACAGCCATGCTCAACCTTGTTCCAGCATTTACCTTCATACTTGCCATCGTTTGCAG GATGGAAAAGCATAAATGGCGAAGCACAAGCAGCCAAGCCAAGGTCTTAGGAACCACAATCTCCATAGCAGGGGCATTTGTAGTGACATTTTATAAGGGGCCAACAATTCTGAGATTGCCTCATCAGCTTCTTTCCTCGCCACAAATAAACTGGATCCTTGGAGGGCTGCTTCTTGCAGTTGAAGCTTTTATAAATTCTGCATGGTATGTTATACAG ACCATGGTTCTGAAAAAGTTCCCGGCAGTACTAACTGTAATGTTTTATCTTTGCTTCTTCAATGCCATTCTTTCCGCAATATATTCTTTGTTTCTTGTTAAGGACCTTAGTGCTTGGAAACTAAAACCTAATATAGGGCTTGTCGCTATTCTATACTCG GCAATAGTGGCAACAACCTTCCGGATCAGCTTGTGTTCATGGTGCCTATGGAAAGTAGGACCTCTATACGTTTCCATGTTCAAACCCTTGGCCACTATCTTTGCAGCCGTTATGGGTATCGTCTTCTTAGGAGATGATCTTTCTCTGGGAAG GGTAATTGGTGCAATAATAATTGTGAGTGGATTTTACGGGGTGCTGTGGGGAAAGGCCAAGGAGGAAAGTGGAGAGGAGAGTTTGAGATCGCCTTTGCTGCAAAACAGAACAGAAGATAAAAGGTCTTTTGCATAA